GCCCATAGCCATACTCGTCGTCAATGCCCGCTACGCCCATATCGATCGCGTCGTTCGTCAAATGTTTCCATGTGAGGGCATTATTGTAATATCCGAGATATGCCCCCCAGAGTACGGCTGCCGCACCCGCTACGCACGGAGATGCCGATGATGTTCCGGTAAAATTACCGTACGTCCAGTTGGCATTGCTGTCCACGCCCGCAATTTCCGGTTTGCGACGTCCGTCCTGCGTGGGTCCCTGCGAACTGTATATCGCGGTAGGTCCGGTGGTCCAGCGCGCAAAAGAAATGGCACCGACCGCGAGGGCTCCGCTCGCATCGGAAGGAGCCATGAGACTTTTCGATACGTTCGAATATCCGTATTTCTGATAGAACGAAAAAAGTTGCAGCTCCCTGGCAGCACCGGAGTACCGAGCGATGAGAACGGCGTAATCATCGCTCACCGGCACCCCGCCGCTGATGGATTCGGTCGGGGATTGGGATCCGGACTGCACTCCCTCTGAGGCCCCCGAGATCATGTTCCACGCGCCCCCGTTCCTGCGAATGAGATAGAGATCGTAATCGTTCGCGCTGCCTGACCACGGATCGTTCCAGCAGAGATAAAGCCCCACGGCGGTACCGGCCGAAAGGAAACCGATATAGTTCGTTTCAAATGATCCGCTGAAATTATGGACGCTGTTGGCGTTCGGGTCGGAGTACATGCCCTGCCAATGGCGCTCCGCGGAATTGCCTGCAGAGTTCACCCAGAGTATCCCGTTCGCGTACGCATTGTTCGCGATGGTACATACCGTACCGTCGCCATTGCCCCAACCGCTGTTCACCCATCCCATCGAGTGATTGATGATATTGATCCCGTTCGCGATACAGTAGTCCTTCGCACTTCCCAGCTGAACGCTCGTTGATATTTTCAGGAGATAGAGCTGTGCCGCCGGTGCCATCTCATGAACGACCTCGGCGACCGCTGTTCCGTGCGTCGTCGAGGTTTCGATCCCCGCTCCGGTGAAATCGACGGCTGTGGCCGCGGGGACTTCACCGGCCGCCTGCGCCGCGCTCAGCCCGATGAACCCCCCGTCGATAACGGCGACTTTTATTCCCGCGCCGCGATTGCCGCTTCGGTGAGCATTCGTCGCTTTTGTATTCGTTACTTCTTCACCTTCAATGACATGCAGGACCGGCGTGTCGGGCTCCCTGATCATGCGTATGCCCGAAACGGTCGAGAGCCCGGCGATATCCGCTGCGGCTATCCTGAATTCGATCGTGCTGCCATAGGTGTATCGGATATCCGCATTGCGGTCGCGGAGCGAACGGACCGCCTGCTCGAGCGTTCCAGCCGCCTCTGCATACAGGACCAGTTTTTCACCTTCAGATATGAAACCTGTTTTTCCTTTCGCGATGGCGGCAACGGTGGAATGCGGATCGTTATCCATCATCTGCATGAGCGCGGTGACGCGCGCTGAGATATTCGATCGTTTTTTAAGCTCGCTTTTCTGTGCCATAGGTAAGAGCGAAACACCGCTCTTGGAAGGCTCAGAGAGCATCGTGGCCGGAGGGGCGGCGAATGTTCCCGAAATTGCCAGGGAAACGATGGAAATAAATGAAAGTACCCGCATATAACGCACCCCCCGGGGGTATTCGCCCGTGCTTTCGGTCTCGGGACAAGTACCGACATTCATTATAATGAATACGAAGGAAGTTGTAAAGGGTGCAAATACAAATTATTTTATATTACGATAGCCACAGAACCGAGCGTGCGGATGTGCAGTCAACGATCTTCGTCGCCCAGGAAATGCTGTATCCAGCGGCGTATCTCGGCCACATCGACCTCGGTGAGTACGCAGGGACCGTTGGGTCGCGTATTTGCCACGCCGATAACCGCTACCTTCCGCATGACTTCGGAAATGCCGCTCACCAGGTCCCGTTCACAGGCTACCGCGATGACCGCCTGCGGTGCCACTTCGCGCACCTTGTCGCGTGCCATTTCACCGCCGGTAGCGACTATGTAGCTGCACCCTATCTCATTGCAGAGCGCAACGATCTCGTCGCGCCGCTCCTTTTTGATGCATCGCGGGAGAAGGAGGAGCAGTTTGTCCGGTGTCACCGTCATGGTCCGCGTCGATGTCATCTGATTATGGAACCGCACATACGAATTGCCGATACGGTCCTCGGAAATGCGCATCATACGCCCGAGCAGTGTCGGCACGCCGTTCGTGAGTAC
This Spirochaetota bacterium DNA region includes the following protein-coding sequences:
- a CDS encoding S8 family serine peptidase, with protein sequence MAQKSELKKRSNISARVTALMQMMDNDPHSTVAAIAKGKTGFISEGEKLVLYAEAAGTLEQAVRSLRDRNADIRYTYGSTIEFRIAAADIAGLSTVSGIRMIREPDTPVLHVIEGEEVTNTKATNAHRSGNRGAGIKVAVIDGGFIGLSAAQAAGEVPAATAVDFTGAGIETSTTHGTAVAEVVHEMAPAAQLYLLKISTSVQLGSAKDYCIANGINIINHSMGWVNSGWGNGDGTVCTIANNAYANGILWVNSAGNSAERHWQGMYSDPNANSVHNFSGSFETNYIGFLSAGTAVGLYLCWNDPWSGSANDYDLYLIRRNGGAWNMISGASEGVQSGSQSPTESISGGVPVSDDYAVLIARYSGAARELQLFSFYQKYGYSNVSKSLMAPSDASGALAVGAISFARWTTGPTAIYSSQGPTQDGRRKPEIAGVDSNANWTYGNFTGTSSASPCVAGAAAVLWGAYLGYYNNALTWKHLTNDAIDMGVAGIDDEYGYGRMNITIPVKGAPTTPVPDLQYSPSTNIGFTWTKGGISNSANAYTIEISTNTIDTFIMTNLASGVSLPFTTTITFPYTYYARVRGSNEFGLGPWSTWSATGSLVDISPPVYAAVSGTPTATNSIIYDLGVSGTNDIGSGIDRIGMIVTNGTAPVILPYQNPISGVLLPEFTTALTNVGIFLIDRAGNSSTTQFRSVGCIDTIAPTITCPARAVDIRVAHRFTAAD
- a CDS encoding DUF116 domain-containing protein, producing the protein MEKKPEKKSYLGDKWERWDGTVKPTDINAKTPAIVYSLLLLLSVAIAGGFTFFILYMISPRLSEWGSGASGIVSGIVFGIICALAVIYAVVQVSAAFGISFFSYFLYAMLPRVLTNGVPTLLGRMMRISEDRIGNSYVRFHNQMTSTRTMTVTPDKLLLLLPRCIKKERRDEIVALCNEIGCSYIVATGGEMARDKVREVAPQAVIAVACERDLVSGISEVMRKVAVIGVANTRPNGPCVLTEVDVAEIRRWIQHFLGDEDR